The genomic DNA GCCATCAGGGCCGCGTTTGCCGCGCCGGGTGCGCCGATGGCCATTGTGGCGACCGGAAACCCCTTGGGCATCTGCAGGATCGAATAGAGGCTGTCGACCCCCGAAAGCGCCCGCGTCTGGACCGGAACGCCGATCACCGGCACCCGCGTTTTCGACGCCATCATGCCCGGCAGATGTGCCGCACCGCCCGCGCCCGCGATGATCACCTGCAGGCCGCGATCGACGGCCGTTTTGCCGTAGTCCCACAGACGGTCGGGGGTGCGGTGGGCCGAGACGATCCGGGCCTCGTAGGGGATGGCAAGTTCGTCCAGCAGCGTGGCCGCTTCGCGCATGGTGGCCCAATCGGATTGCGAACCCATGATGATGCCAACGGGGGGGGTGCTCATGCCGGGGTGCCTTTGCGTGAGAAGATTGAGCGGCGCACTATAGCCGCTGTGCCTGCGCTGGCAATGCGGGCGGATGCCAAAAATCGCAGCGGGGGATCAGGCGATGATATCGGGGGTCAGGCGGTCCTCGATCAGCGCGATCCGGTCCTTGAGCATCAGCTTGCGCTTTTTCAGGCGCCGGATCGTGAGCTGGTCGGAGGTGCCCTTTTCGCTGAGCGCGGCGATGGCATCGTCGAGATCGCGGTGTTCGCGGCGAAACACCTCCAGTTC from Sulfitobacter sp. S190 includes the following:
- the purE gene encoding 5-(carboxyamino)imidazole ribonucleotide mutase, which encodes MSTPPVGIIMGSQSDWATMREAATLLDELAIPYEARIVSAHRTPDRLWDYGKTAVDRGLQVIIAGAGGAAHLPGMMASKTRVPVIGVPVQTRALSGVDSLYSILQMPKGFPVATMAIGAPGAANAALMAAGILALNDSAIAARLDGWRDALSASIPQEPSDD
- a CDS encoding YdcH family protein, which encodes MNAQSDLSMKTDDVLRVELEVFRREHRDLDDAIAALSEKGTSDQLTIRRLKKRKLMLKDRIALIEDRLTPDIIA